In the Victivallis sp. Marseille-Q1083 genome, one interval contains:
- the hisC gene encoding histidinol-phosphate transaminase, producing MNNNSYFRSAVEAMAGYVPGEQPKMANLIKLNTNENPYPPSPKVAEVLQSFDYEHLRRYPSPRADDLCETAARLYGFKRDEVIAGNGSDDILTMAFRCFTAPDRPLACLMPTYSLYFSLAEIQAAPVMPIRLNSGDFSLPADLLDRAKGANLLIITRPNAPTGNTFCHRAMTEICGRFNGVVLFDEAYADFADDNCLDLAREFDNVIVSRTLSKSYSLAGLRLGLAMGSRRLIEGMYKVKDSYNVDMLTQFIGQAALQDQAYLRQNVAKIRATRTRLTAELARLGFDVVPSSTNFVFAAPPDRDGGRFFKMLREQAILVRYFSGETTGAYVRISVGAEADVDRLLKVTELYLQMRK from the coding sequence ATGAACAACAACTCTTATTTCCGGTCGGCGGTGGAAGCGATGGCCGGCTATGTGCCCGGCGAACAGCCGAAAATGGCCAATCTGATCAAACTGAATACCAATGAAAATCCCTATCCGCCGTCGCCGAAGGTGGCGGAAGTGCTGCAATCCTTCGATTATGAACATCTGCGGCGTTATCCGTCGCCCCGGGCCGACGACCTGTGCGAAACGGCCGCCCGGCTGTACGGTTTCAAGCGCGATGAAGTGATTGCCGGCAATGGGTCCGATGACATTTTGACGATGGCGTTTCGTTGCTTTACCGCGCCGGACCGGCCGCTGGCCTGCCTGATGCCGACCTATTCGCTCTACTTTTCGCTGGCGGAAATCCAGGCGGCGCCGGTGATGCCGATCCGCTTGAATTCCGGCGACTTCTCGCTGCCGGCTGATTTGCTCGACCGGGCGAAGGGGGCGAATCTGCTGATTATCACCCGGCCGAACGCGCCGACCGGCAACACGTTCTGCCATCGGGCGATGACTGAAATTTGCGGCCGTTTCAACGGCGTCGTGCTGTTTGACGAAGCATATGCCGATTTTGCCGACGACAACTGCCTGGATCTGGCGCGGGAATTCGACAATGTCATCGTTTCGCGGACGCTGTCCAAGAGCTATTCGCTGGCCGGGCTGCGGCTCGGTTTGGCGATGGGATCCCGGCGGTTGATCGAGGGCATGTACAAGGTCAAAGACTCCTACAACGTCGATATGCTGACCCAGTTCATCGGCCAGGCCGCTTTGCAGGATCAGGCTTATCTGCGACAGAACGTCGCCAAAATCAGGGCGACCAGAACCCGCCTGACGGCGGAGCTGGCCCGTTTGGGCTTCGATGTCGTGCCGTCGTCGACCAATTTCGTCTTTGCGGCGCCGCCGGACCGGGATGGCGGGCGTTTTTTCAAGATGCTGCGCGAACAGGCGATCCTGGTTCGTTATTTCAGCGGGGAAACGACCGGCGCTTATGTGCGGATCAGCGTCGGCGCCGAGGCCGATGTCGACCGGCTGTTGAAGGTGACCGAACTGTATTTGCAGATGCGGAAGTAA
- the amrB gene encoding AmmeMemoRadiSam system protein B, translating to MVRIRETAAAGTFYEADPAALRRRLEDCKAAAGRLLPAIRPRPSAAVILPHAGYGYSGTTALATLLTVEEAPWRRYLVMAPSHRIGFRGVALADYDAFATPLGVLPLDRVAMAQLASAPGGMIGYADRAHAGEHALEVELPLLQYCFGARPLLPAVVGMLSAAEARRLAPAWRAFWNDETLWVISSDFTHYGRAFDYLPFVEAVPERLKALDLGAVDLIVRRDLDGFERYLAETGATICGANAIKLLLAVLESAGGDYVVELVHYTTSGEKTGDFSHVVSYAGVAVRRKDA from the coding sequence ATGGTTCGGATACGGGAAACGGCGGCGGCCGGAACTTTTTATGAAGCGGATCCGGCGGCGCTCCGTCGCCGGCTGGAGGATTGTAAGGCGGCGGCCGGAAGGTTGTTGCCGGCCATCCGGCCGCGGCCGAGTGCGGCGGTGATTCTGCCGCATGCCGGATATGGGTATTCCGGGACGACGGCGCTGGCGACATTGTTGACGGTGGAAGAGGCGCCGTGGCGCCGTTATCTGGTGATGGCGCCGTCGCACCGGATCGGTTTCCGGGGCGTGGCGCTGGCCGATTACGACGCTTTTGCCACGCCGCTCGGCGTTTTGCCGCTGGACCGGGTGGCGATGGCGCAGCTGGCGTCGGCGCCGGGCGGTATGATCGGTTATGCCGACCGGGCGCATGCCGGCGAACATGCGCTGGAAGTGGAATTGCCGCTGTTGCAGTATTGTTTCGGCGCTCGTCCGCTGCTGCCGGCCGTCGTCGGCATGCTTTCCGCGGCGGAGGCGCGGCGGTTGGCCCCGGCCTGGCGGGCGTTCTGGAACGATGAGACGTTGTGGGTGATCAGTTCGGATTTTACCCATTATGGCCGGGCCTTTGATTATCTTCCCTTTGTCGAAGCGGTGCCGGAACGGCTCAAGGCGCTGGACTTGGGAGCGGTCGATTTGATTGTACGAAGGGATCTGGATGGCTTTGAGCGTTATCTGGCGGAGACCGGGGCGACCATCTGCGGCGCCAATGCGATCAAGCTGCTGCTGGCGGTCCTGGAATCGGCGGGCGGCGATTATGTGGTTGAATTGGTTCACTATACCACTTCCGGTGAAAAAACCGGCGATTTTTCCCATGTTGTCAGCTATGCGGGGGTTGCAGTTCGCCGAAAAGATGCTTAA